In Acidimicrobiia bacterium, the sequence GGAGCCGGTGAACCACCTGCCAGCACCGTGCCGCATTCACCGCAGAACCGATTGCCGGGCGGGTTCTCGGCGCCACAGTTCGAGCAAGCTGCCGCCAGGCTGTTGCCACAATTGCCGCAGAACTTCTGACGGGCCGGGTTCTCGTGTCCGCAAGTGGGGCAATGCATGGTCAGGCCCTCATCATCCCCTCAGTCACGCAATTTCTCCCCTCGAGTGTTCCACAAGATACGCGACGCGCCGGCGTTATGCACCGACCACGCCCGGAACCCGGCTCGCTGGAGTCGGCCCCGACGATGGATCGCGTGTCCATCGGGCAGGGTTCAGGACTTGATTCTGCGTGGTAGCCCGATGCGCACAGGTACTCCGGATGCGTAGTGCACCGGGGCGCACGACGATTCGGCTGGCTGGTGCAGGAACGTGGCATCGTCCCACCGCTGCAGCATGACGGCCCGCCGCACGGGACTGGAAGTGGTGAGGGGATAGTCGTTGGCCGTGATCATCTCTCAATATTCGGAATCGTGACCGCAGCTTCAGTTCAGGCGGCCTGAGGCCGCACGTCGCGTAACCTAGCCAGCATCCGGGCGGTTTCGGCCACCGTGGCGAACTGAGCCTGAGTTATCGTGCCAACCGGAGTTGACCCTTCCCAGACCACGACAAGCGGCGCAGTCCCTATCTTGTGCAGCAGTCCCGCCGCCGGCTCGTCAGCCTGAACTGCCGGGTACTCGTCCACCAGTCGGGCAACCGAGCGCACAGACGTCGTCCAACGATCACCGGCCTCCACTGCAGCCAGGGCATCGACCGTCACCACCCCGCCGACCGATCCGTCCGGGTCGCCGACCAGATAGAACGGGCGGATCTGCCAGGTCGCATATCTGTCGATGAACGCACCTACGGAGAGCCAATCTCCTTCTACCGGTTCGGCCGCCGTCATGATGTCACGTGCGGTGACGGCTCCCAGGTCCTTGTTCAGCGACGCGAACTGGATTTCGGCCGTCGCCGCGTTTCTCAGGAACCAGCCGATCAACGCTGTCCACAACCCGCCGAATCCGCCGAATACGAGTTGGACCAGGCCCAGTGCGATTAGCGCGGACCCGAAGGTGCGACCCACCTTGCCGGCGGTTTGCGTTGCCCGTCCCCTATCCCCATGGCGCTTCCACAGCCAGGCGTGCAGGAGACGACCCCCGTCGAGGGGCGCGCCGGGAGTCAAGTTGAAGACCGCCAATACGATATTGATGAGACCTGCCCATCCAACGATGGCCGCGGGAAGTCCGGTCAGCACGGTGGCGATGCCGTAGAGGCCGGCGCCGAGCAGCACACTGATGCCCGGACCAACCCCGGCGATCTCTGCTTCGGCACGGGGGGTTTCAGCCTCGCCCTCGAGCTGGGCGACTCCGCCGAAAGCCCACAGGCTGATGCGTTCGACTTCGACTCCGTGACGGCGAGCCACGACGGCATGGCCGAGCTCGTGGAGCAATACGCTGCCGAGCAGAGCAGCGGCCGCGATCACCCCTCCCACCAGATAGACGGCATCACTCCGGCCGGGAACTGCGGCAGGCAAGAAGCCTCCTGAAGCGGAGAGCGTGATGAGGAAGGCGATCACCAGCACGCTCCAGTTGATTTCGATTCTGACACCGGCCAGGCGGCCGAGACTGAGATTGTTTCTCATGGGATGACTCCTTTCGGGGTCGGGCGACCGGGCAGTCGCCGGGAGGTGTTGTGAAATCAGGCGGTAGTAGGACAGGGCTCGAGGAAATCGGACAAAGCCTCTTCCTTGGCCGGGTCGAGAGGTCCACTGGATCGCCAGAGGATGCCGCCCGCTCGATCGATGAGCAACGTATGAATCGTCGAATCGTCTTCGATACCAAGTGACGCAAGGAACTCGATCTTGTCGATGTAGAGCGTGATCGTGTGTTCACGGATGGTCCGGTCGGGAATTCCGGAGCGCATTCCGCTGTCGATGAACCACTGCGAAAGCCGGCCCCTGGATTCGATGACCGGCAACTCGTAGGCAACCAGATTGGAGTGACGGGCCTGAAGCCGTCTTGCCAAAGGCATCCAGGTATCGACCAACGTCTGATGGTCTCGCCGGAAAGCCAGTATGACGAGGTTCTTCTCGCCTTCTAGTGGTCCGTCGCGGATTTGGTGACTTGGTCTCCTGCCGGACGATCCCCGCTGTGGCAGGGTTCGTGGCACTGCCTACCCCGGTCATCAAATAGCAGACAGACCACTAGGCCCCCCGGAAGGGTGACAGACCTGCGTTCGAGATTCGATCCGGCAACAGTCGGGAAGTGCATAACTCCTCCATGAGACTCTTCAACTTGTCTACGGAGCCCGCCACCGGTTCGGATGAATGAGTCTCTCGGCCGACTCAGAACCCGACCAAGCGAACGGTCCGGCGAATGGTGTCTGCACTGCCGGGTCGTCAACGAGCAAATCGAATCTCAGATGTGGGACGGAGGCGGTCATCCCCTGTTTCAGCATTCGGCTCAGCGCCGTTTCGAGGTCCGCATCGGAGAACTCGAATCCGTCATCCACCAGGCGTTCGGGCAAGACCCTGGTGCTGGAAAGGCCGATGGCCTCGGCCTTCTCGGCGCCAAGCGCGAGCCGCATCGCGAGTTTCGGTACCGGGAGAACGGCGGGTCGGTGAACTGCACGGACCAGGTGCTCCGCGAACTGCTTCTGACGCACGGGAGAAGTACCAACGAGGTTGACGGGTCCTTCGAGATCGGATCCGATCAAATGGTCAAAGGCGCGAATGACGTCGGAGAGGGTGATCCAGCTCCACCACTGCCGTTCATCGCCGATAGGTCCGCCGAGTCCAATTTTGAACAACGGCACGAGCCGCTCCATCAACTGAGCACGCCGCGACAGAACGAGACCGGTGCGTGGATAGACAACGCGGATGCCCGCTTCGGCTGCCGGTGCCGCGGCCATCTCCCAATCGAAAGTCAACGAAGCGAGATAGTCGTCGGTCGGACCGCGCGAAGAGGACTCCGTGAGGATTTCGTCACCCCGATCGCCGTATATGCCGATCGCCGACTGGGATCGACCTGCGAAGTGGGTGACTTTTATGCACAGCACTTCGGTTGTTCTACGTGGCCGCGGACAACCGGGATGATGTTCTTTGAACCTTCTCCGAGAGCGACCGGCTCAGGCGCAAGGCCCAATGAGAACGATGTATTCGGCATAGCCGTGGGTCGAGACCCGGGAGTTCAGGGCGATCGCCCTCTGGTCGTGTACCGGTGACCGAGCGGACTGGTCCACTCGTGGTCGCCGGCTTCGGTGCGCCGGTAGCTCCAGCCCGCACCGTGTCGTACGCAGTGGTCGTGCCGGCAGAGTGGGGCAAGGTTGCACCAGCACGTCGGTCCGCCGTCAATCCAGGGCGTGATGTGGTCGAGATCGCACCGCGTCGACGAGACACGGCATCCCGGGAACGCACAAGTCGGGTAGGCAGTCTCGATCGTGCGCCGATCTGCTGCTGTGGGGCGGCGGCGAGTGCTCCCGGAACATATCGGTTGGTGCTCGGCGTCGGTAACAACGAATCGCCACTCGTCCCTGCGCGAGGTTTGGGCCACCTGGCGTGCGATATCCGAAATCACCGGGCCGTAGCCCCCAAGATCACCGGGAGACTCCGCAAGCTCTGCAAGCGTGGCCAGGTCAACCGTCATCACAAGTGAT encodes:
- a CDS encoding site-2 protease family protein; its protein translation is MRNNLSLGRLAGVRIEINWSVLVIAFLITLSASGGFLPAAVPGRSDAVYLVGGVIAAAALLGSVLLHELGHAVVARRHGVEVERISLWAFGGVAQLEGEAETPRAEAEIAGVGPGISVLLGAGLYGIATVLTGLPAAIVGWAGLINIVLAVFNLTPGAPLDGGRLLHAWLWKRHGDRGRATQTAGKVGRTFGSALIALGLVQLVFGGFGGLWTALIGWFLRNAATAEIQFASLNKDLGAVTARDIMTAAEPVEGDWLSVGAFIDRYATWQIRPFYLVGDPDGSVGGVVTVDALAAVEAGDRWTTSVRSVARLVDEYPAVQADEPAAGLLHKIGTAPLVVVWEGSTPVGTITQAQFATVAETARMLARLRDVRPQAA
- a CDS encoding DUF1731 domain-containing protein; this translates as MLCIKVTHFAGRSQSAIGIYGDRGDEILTESSSRGPTDDYLASLTFDWEMAAAPAAEAGIRVVYPRTGLVLSRRAQLMERLVPLFKIGLGGPIGDERQWWSWITLSDVIRAFDHLIGSDLEGPVNLVGTSPVRQKQFAEHLVRAVHRPAVLPVPKLAMRLALGAEKAEAIGLSSTRVLPERLVDDGFEFSDADLETALSRMLKQGMTASVPHLRFDLLVDDPAVQTPFAGPFAWSGSESAERLIHPNRWRAP